The following are encoded together in the Candidatus Methylomirabilis oxygeniifera genome:
- a CDS encoding protein of unknown function (Evidence 5 : No homology to any previously reported sequences): protein MRLMVEQQTYPYITTNRRIAGGSPIIKGTRITVRTIAGYYQMGMTVDEI, encoded by the coding sequence ATGAGATTGATGGTGGAACAACAGACATATCCGTACATCACGACGAATCGGAGAATCGCGGGGGGCTCCCCCATCATCAAGGGGACCCGCATCACCGTCCGTACTATCGCCGGCTACTACCAGATGGGAATGACTGTCGACGAGATATGA
- a CDS encoding transposase: MHVRQRLGVAERRACRVLGQPRSSQRFVGRKRERDQALSERLVMLSRRHPRYGYRRVWALLQREGWRVNRKRVQRLWRQGGLRVPQAQRKRQRLGSSDQGCRRRRAEHKNHVWSYDFLMDQTEDGRRLKLLPVLDEFTREAHAILVARSIRAEDVVELLASLFRVHGEPTYLRSDNGPEFVATAVKEWLALSRVQTLYIEPGSPWENAYSESFNSRFEDELLNRESFSSVTEAQVLVEQYRLSYNHERPHSALGYRTPAEFATEHAWRQPHPVTSVLDDTTASDLHHWEDELNIQLEPILS; this comes from the coding sequence GTGCATGTGCGGCAGCGGCTGGGCGTCGCCGAGCGTCGGGCATGCCGGGTGCTTGGCCAGCCGCGGTCGAGCCAGCGGTTTGTGGGACGCAAGCGGGAGCGGGACCAGGCCTTGAGCGAGCGGCTCGTCATGCTGTCGCGACGTCATCCGCGCTACGGGTATCGGCGGGTCTGGGCGCTCTTGCAGCGGGAAGGGTGGCGCGTGAATCGGAAACGGGTGCAGCGACTCTGGCGACAAGGGGGGCTTCGCGTGCCGCAGGCGCAACGGAAACGGCAGCGCCTGGGCAGCAGCGACCAGGGCTGTCGACGCCGGCGTGCCGAGCACAAGAACCATGTCTGGAGCTACGATTTCCTGATGGATCAGACGGAAGACGGGCGACGGCTGAAGCTGTTGCCGGTGTTGGACGAGTTTACTCGAGAGGCGCACGCAATCCTGGTAGCCCGCAGCATCCGGGCCGAGGATGTGGTCGAACTGCTGGCCTCGCTGTTCCGGGTACATGGCGAGCCGACGTACCTCCGCTCCGATAACGGACCCGAGTTCGTCGCGACCGCCGTCAAGGAGTGGTTGGCCCTCTCGAGGGTTCAGACCCTCTACATCGAACCCGGAAGCCCCTGGGAGAACGCGTACAGTGAGTCGTTCAATAGCCGCTTCGAGGACGAGCTCTTGAACCGAGAGAGCTTCTCGAGTGTGACCGAGGCGCAGGTGCTCGTCGAACAGTACCGCCTGAGCTACAACCACGAGCGGCCGCACAGTGCTCTGGGCTATCGCACCCCGGCAGAGTTTGCGACCGAGCACGCATGGCGTCAGCCTCATCCAGTTACCTCTGTGCTCGATGACACGACAGCGTCCGATCTCCACCATTGGGAGGACGAGTTGAACATCCAACTGGAACCGATACTCTCATAG
- a CDS encoding Insertion element ISR1 uncharacterized 10 kDa protein A3, translating into MKRKRHTPEQIIRKLRDADAHLATGATVADVSKTLGISENTFHRWRAQYGGMQAGQARRLKALEKENARLKKIVAEQAVDLSILREVTKGNF; encoded by the coding sequence ATGAAACGGAAGCGACACACCCCGGAGCAGATCATCCGGAAGCTGCGCGACGCAGACGCCCACCTGGCCACAGGCGCCACCGTCGCCGATGTGAGCAAGACCTTAGGGATCAGCGAGAACACCTTCCATCGCTGGCGCGCCCAGTACGGGGGCATGCAGGCGGGCCAGGCGAGGCGGCTGAAGGCGCTCGAAAAAGAGAATGCGCGCTTGAAGAAGATCGTCGCTGAGCAGGCGGTCGACCTCAGTATCCTGCGCGAGGTGACGAAGGGAAACTTCTGA
- a CDS encoding protein of unknown function (Evidence 5 : No homology to any previously reported sequences), which yields MTTLQHLSPSQVHSALAYYFDHQKEIDRELEISSDVKRWKQQVVPHPRAATTQQPAQQTA from the coding sequence ATGACCACCCTACAACACCTGTCGCCGTCACAGGTCCATTCAGCGTTAGCTTACTATTTCGACCATCAGAAGGAGATCGATCGCGAACTGGAGATCTCGTCTGATGTCAAACGGTGGAAACAACAGGTCGTTCCGCATCCCAGAGCGGCGACCACGCAGCAGCCAGCTCAACAGACTGCTTGA
- a CDS encoding protein of unknown function (Evidence 5 : No homology to any previously reported sequences), translated as MSNGGNNRSFRIPERRPRSSQLNRLLDPTTHSVTLETLTRAAHAVERRVKLELV; from the coding sequence ATGTCAAACGGTGGAAACAACAGGTCGTTCCGCATCCCAGAGCGGCGACCACGCAGCAGCCAGCTCAACAGACTGCTTGATCCCACCACCCACTCCGTTACGTTAGAGACACTGACCCGCGCGGCCCACGCCGTCGAACGTCGGGTGAAGCTGGAACTGGTTTAG
- a CDS encoding protein of unknown function (Evidence 5 : No homology to any previously reported sequences), whose product MKRAGIIGIAHVASMRECDTLIWPTLII is encoded by the coding sequence GTGAAGCGCGCGGGCATTATTGGGATCGCTCACGTCGCGTCTATGCGCGAGTGTGATACTCTCATTTGGCCCACTTTGATTATTTGA
- a CDS encoding Helix-turn-helix protein, CopG, which yields MPHTTTMTVRLPAPVKARLEQLAKSTDRSKAYLASQAIQDYLDVQEWQVQAIQDAIREADSQNPVFYDHEDVQTTLKKLTAKRRKTA from the coding sequence ATGCCGCACACGACTACTATGACCGTGAGGCTGCCCGCCCCGGTGAAGGCGCGCCTCGAACAACTCGCCAAATCCACAGATCGCTCCAAAGCGTACCTCGCAAGCCAAGCCATCCAAGATTACCTGGACGTCCAGGAGTGGCAGGTTCAGGCCATTCAGGACGCCATCCGCGAAGCCGACTCGCAGAACCCAGTGTTTTACGACCATGAGGACGTGCAGACCACGCTTAAGAAGCTGACCGCCAAGAGACGTAAAACGGCGTGA
- a CDS encoding protein of unknown function (Evidence 5 : No homology to any previously reported sequences): protein MGGSLLLYHGGFLLRCQNNYRTECGYYGYWGRDRFQGDRLEMLGPLTSCMEDPENLDDLLFDSIGHDIPGEYQFSGSRDPSGPSGGRMVFESLHGFHHFVHFAGGSLRVVLRDIRMEVRQILYGAGQPTDPHAVLRLLAVSFLSVVCTSSWS, encoded by the coding sequence ATGGGTGGGTCCCTTTTGCTTTATCACGGCGGGTTCCTTTTGCGTTGTCAAAACAACTACCGGACCGAGTGCGGGTACTACGGCTATTGGGGAAGGGATCGTTTTCAGGGGGACCGGTTAGAAATGCTCGGGCCACTTACGAGCTGCATGGAGGATCCGGAGAATCTGGACGACTTGCTCTTTGACTCGATAGGCCACGATATACCGGGCGAGTACCAGTTCTCTGGTTCCCGGGACCCGTCCGGGCCGTCCGGAGGCAGGATGGTCTTCGAGTCGCTTCACGGCTTCCACCACTTTGTCCACTTCGCTGGCGGCAGCCTCCGGGTTGTCCTGCGCGATATACGCATGGAGGTGCGCCAGATCCTCTACGGCGCGGGACAGCCAACGGATCCTCACGCCGTTTTACGTCTCTTGGCGGTCAGCTTCTTAAGCGTGGTCTGCACGTCCTCATGGTCGTAA
- a CDS encoding conserved protein of unknown function (Evidence 4 : Homologs of previously reported genes of unknown function) translates to MRIRWLSRAVEDLAHLHAYIAQDNPEAAASEVDKVVEAVKRLEDHPASGRPGRVPGTRELVLARYIVAYRVKEQVVQILRILHAARKWPEHF, encoded by the coding sequence GTGAGGATCCGTTGGCTGTCCCGCGCCGTAGAGGATCTGGCGCACCTCCATGCGTATATCGCGCAGGACAACCCGGAGGCTGCCGCCAGCGAAGTGGACAAAGTGGTGGAAGCCGTGAAGCGACTCGAAGACCATCCTGCCTCCGGACGGCCCGGACGGGTCCCGGGAACCAGAGAACTGGTACTCGCCCGGTATATCGTGGCCTATCGAGTCAAAGAGCAAGTCGTCCAGATTCTCCGGATCCTCCATGCAGCTCGTAAGTGGCCCGAGCATTTCTAA
- a CDS encoding protein of unknown function (Evidence 5 : No homology to any previously reported sequences): MGNCGTWARSPSEKPQLTAYFKLLAILLNGVSVFLELAWSTVQQQVADRRWLYRLSRTSLSYEYH; encoded by the coding sequence GTGGGCAACTGCGGAACTTGGGCTAGGAGCCCGTCGGAAAAACCACAGCTCACGGCGTATTTCAAACTTCTCGCGATCCTGCTCAATGGCGTCAGCGTCTTCCTTGAGCTAGCGTGGTCGACAGTCCAACAGCAAGTGGCTGACCGGCGCTGGCTCTACCGGCTCTCCCGCACTTCCCTCAGCTATGAATACCACTGA
- a CDS encoding protein of unknown function (Evidence 5 : No homology to any previously reported sequences), which yields MYLRRRCRKKNGEEYESWALVETIRTSRGPRQRTVATIGKLPGLDQEERMGWEEIGRVLDGKPRPQPDLFAPDADAPLWATVDLKRMQIERLRQFGDVYLELVLWHRLGLEDFCNEHMPPGREEIPWSVMAAVLTLARFCAPSSELQIAESWYAKTALDDLLGVPAEKINDDRLYRALDSLLPHKDALCQHLQQRYGELFGTTFDVLVYDVTSSDFEGSGQRNSRATRGYSRDGRPDCVQVCIGLVTSAEGLPLAYEVFDGNRVDV from the coding sequence ATGTATCTGCGGCGGCGATGTCGCAAGAAGAACGGCGAAGAATACGAGTCCTGGGCGCTGGTCGAAACGATCCGTACCAGCCGAGGCCCGCGCCAGCGAACCGTGGCCACCATCGGCAAGCTTCCCGGTCTGGATCAGGAAGAGCGGATGGGGTGGGAAGAGATCGGCCGTGTGCTGGACGGCAAACCACGCCCTCAGCCCGACCTCTTTGCTCCCGACGCCGACGCGCCTCTTTGGGCGACGGTCGATCTCAAGAGGATGCAGATCGAGCGCCTCCGGCAGTTCGGCGACGTGTACCTCGAGCTCGTGCTGTGGCACCGGCTGGGCCTCGAGGATTTCTGCAATGAGCACATGCCTCCCGGCCGGGAAGAGATCCCCTGGTCGGTCATGGCCGCCGTGCTCACCCTGGCCCGGTTCTGCGCCCCGTCATCAGAGCTCCAGATCGCCGAATCGTGGTACGCAAAGACCGCCCTGGACGATCTTCTGGGCGTGCCTGCGGAAAAGATCAATGACGACCGGCTCTACCGCGCCCTGGACAGTCTGCTTCCGCATAAGGACGCTCTGTGCCAGCACCTGCAGCAGCGCTACGGCGAGCTGTTCGGGACCACCTTCGATGTTCTCGTCTACGACGTCACCTCAAGCGACTTTGAGGGGAGCGGACAGCGCAACAGCAGGGCAACACGCGGGTATAGCAGAGACGGCCGGCCTGACTGCGTCCAGGTCTGTATCGGGCTCGTGACCAGCGCCGAAGGCCTGCCGCTCGCCTATGAGGTCTTTGACGGCAACCGGGTGGATGTGTGA
- a CDS encoding protein of unknown function (Evidence 5 : No homology to any previously reported sequences), whose amino-acid sequence MTTVEDIIDLMETKYGKARRVWVMDRGMVSEENLDTLRVRNAHYIVGTPKAMLRKFERELTEAGWEAVQPGVEVKLCASPDGSNETFVLCRSEGRQEKEQAILNRVMTRLEQGLNTLKERAEKSKRPERQTIERRIGRLLERNSRAASLFDVTVEERTGDETPKLRVTITKQEDHAGWAFQTSGHYLLRSNWEGRDPKAIWKLYIQLTQAEDAFRTTKSDLGLRPIFHQTTERTDAHILVCFLALAMWRTLQQGMECAGLGTAPRKLLEEMREIRSLDVVLPAKDRQIRLRTVSTAPQELKILLQRMNYPAASYGVSNARTKNLRGKPAGYQPSTE is encoded by the coding sequence GTGACCACCGTGGAGGACATCATCGATCTCATGGAGACCAAATACGGCAAGGCCCGGCGGGTCTGGGTCATGGACCGGGGCATGGTGAGCGAAGAGAACCTGGACACATTGCGAGTACGCAACGCTCACTACATCGTGGGCACGCCCAAGGCCATGCTCAGGAAGTTCGAGCGCGAGCTGACCGAAGCTGGCTGGGAAGCGGTCCAACCGGGCGTGGAGGTGAAACTCTGCGCGTCGCCGGACGGATCGAACGAGACGTTTGTCCTGTGCCGGTCCGAGGGCAGACAGGAGAAGGAGCAGGCGATCCTGAACCGCGTCATGACCCGGCTGGAACAGGGGTTGAACACGCTCAAAGAGCGGGCGGAGAAAAGCAAGCGCCCTGAGCGGCAAACGATCGAGCGCAGGATCGGCCGCCTTCTGGAGCGAAACAGCCGGGCGGCATCCCTATTTGATGTGACGGTAGAGGAGCGGACCGGAGACGAGACGCCGAAGCTTCGCGTCACCATTACGAAGCAGGAAGATCACGCAGGCTGGGCGTTTCAGACCAGCGGCCACTACCTGCTTCGGAGCAACTGGGAAGGCCGAGACCCCAAGGCGATCTGGAAGCTCTATATCCAGCTCACCCAGGCGGAAGACGCCTTCCGGACCACCAAGAGCGACCTGGGACTGCGGCCGATCTTTCACCAGACGACCGAGCGCACCGATGCCCATATCCTTGTCTGCTTCCTCGCGCTGGCTATGTGGCGGACGCTGCAGCAGGGGATGGAATGCGCGGGCCTCGGCACGGCGCCACGGAAGCTTCTGGAGGAGATGCGGGAAATCAGATCGCTGGACGTGGTGCTTCCGGCGAAGGACAGACAGATCAGGCTGCGGACCGTTTCCACCGCGCCGCAGGAACTGAAAATCTTGCTACAGCGAATGAACTACCCCGCAGCAAGCTACGGGGTATCAAATGCCAGAACAAAAAACCTGCGCGGCAAGCCCGCGGGGTATCAACCCTCAACGGAATGA
- a CDS encoding Transcriptional regulator, XRE family: protein MAQRTVEGVAVEPSSGNVFADLNLPDTDKLKIKSGLVIEIARAIRKLGLTQEEAGGRMGIPQPKVSTLLRGDFANLSERKLMDCLNRPGYDIEITVKPTTEPVGHLTLAVAQRP, encoded by the coding sequence ATGGCACAGCGTACCGTTGAAGGCGTCGCGGTTGAACCTAGCTCCGGCAACGTCTTTGCCGATTTGAACCTGCCCGATACCGACAAGCTCAAGATCAAGTCCGGCCTCGTGATCGAGATCGCCCGCGCCATACGTAAGCTCGGCCTGACACAAGAAGAGGCCGGCGGACGCATGGGTATTCCGCAACCGAAGGTCTCGACGTTGCTGCGTGGCGACTTCGCCAACCTGTCCGAGCGCAAGTTAATGGACTGCCTGAACCGGCCTGGCTACGATATCGAGATTACGGTCAAGCCCACAACCGAGCCGGTCGGACACCTGACGCTCGCTGTCGCTCAACGACCATAA
- a CDS encoding AMP-dependent synthetase and ligase has protein sequence MSLVNHALPPDALPDPRLWPYRDARHILGYSGLLNASAALLDSNLRVGRANRPAIIHRDRTWTYGFLAERVNRLSNALAANGVKPGDRVLVHLPNIPEFIETWLAALRIGAVVVATMPMLKRRELHHILAECEPSSVVTSGDLYPLFDACAPVPRLCILVGQNDLGESAYERFLTAGSGSCEPAPTSVDDVAIVAYTSGTTGTLKGTIHTHGDLLAIADTYAQEVLAPEPKDRFAGHSSLAFTYGLGGLLIFPLRFGASVLLESAPFDAAEWLKLVRRECPTILFSTPTACRLLMEEAPCRERITWRSVRLAVSAGQKLPRDTFLRWQETTGVQILDGCGSTEMLHIWMSQRVGEAIGDCTGRPVGLYEARLLADSGAEIQEREAEGIIALRGPTGCRYWRRPDLQEEIVRDGWTLPGDRFRRDAEGRYWHISRTDDLIVSGGYKIAPAEVEGVLMQHPAVLDAAVVGVSGKMRGERIRAILVLRKGLTRQVEMVGQIRQFVKGEIAEYKCPHEIIVSDSLPRTVTGKLDRLSLAHLEETAPD, from the coding sequence GTGAGCTTGGTTAACCATGCACTGCCCCCCGATGCCCTACCCGATCCCAGGCTTTGGCCCTATCGGGATGCCCGCCACATATTGGGTTATTCCGGACTCCTGAATGCGAGCGCCGCATTGTTGGATTCCAACTTGCGGGTTGGTCGAGCGAACAGGCCAGCCATCATACACCGTGACAGGACTTGGACGTATGGCTTTCTGGCTGAGCGAGTCAATCGTCTGTCGAATGCCTTGGCCGCCAATGGTGTAAAGCCTGGGGATAGGGTGCTTGTCCATTTGCCGAACATTCCGGAGTTCATCGAAACGTGGCTGGCTGCACTCAGGATTGGCGCCGTCGTCGTAGCAACCATGCCGATGCTCAAACGGCGCGAGCTGCACCACATCCTTGCTGAGTGCGAACCATCATCGGTGGTTACCTCCGGCGATCTCTACCCGCTCTTCGATGCGTGTGCGCCTGTGCCGAGGTTGTGCATCCTGGTCGGGCAGAACGACCTTGGGGAGAGCGCATACGAAAGGTTTCTTACGGCAGGCAGCGGGTCGTGTGAACCGGCGCCGACCAGCGTTGACGACGTGGCCATCGTCGCCTACACGTCGGGTACGACCGGCACACTCAAGGGCACGATTCACACGCACGGTGATCTATTGGCCATTGCCGACACTTACGCACAAGAAGTACTCGCCCCCGAACCGAAGGATCGATTTGCTGGTCATTCTTCATTGGCGTTTACGTATGGGCTTGGCGGCCTCCTGATCTTTCCGCTTCGATTCGGTGCGTCAGTTTTGCTGGAATCAGCCCCTTTCGACGCGGCGGAATGGCTTAAACTGGTCCGCCGTGAGTGTCCGACCATCTTGTTCAGCACACCGACCGCGTGCCGTCTGCTGATGGAAGAGGCTCCTTGCCGCGAGAGGATCACTTGGCGGAGCGTCCGTTTAGCCGTGAGCGCTGGCCAGAAGTTGCCCCGCGATACATTTCTACGATGGCAGGAGACAACAGGCGTCCAGATCCTTGATGGTTGTGGCTCAACAGAGATGCTGCACATCTGGATGTCGCAGCGAGTAGGGGAAGCAATTGGCGACTGCACAGGTCGCCCAGTTGGATTGTATGAGGCTCGGCTTCTCGCCGATAGCGGCGCGGAGATTCAGGAACGGGAGGCGGAGGGAATCATTGCCCTGCGCGGGCCGACAGGTTGCCGCTACTGGCGGCGGCCGGATCTTCAGGAGGAGATTGTCCGCGACGGCTGGACGCTTCCCGGTGACCGATTCCGGCGGGACGCCGAAGGGCGTTACTGGCATATCAGCCGAACCGACGATCTAATCGTCAGTGGCGGATACAAGATTGCCCCTGCCGAGGTTGAAGGGGTTTTGATGCAGCATCCCGCTGTCCTTGATGCTGCCGTCGTTGGGGTTTCAGGCAAGATGCGCGGGGAGCGGATCCGCGCTATCTTGGTGCTGCGGAAGGGACTGACTCGGCAAGTAGAGATGGTGGGACAGATCCGACAATTCGTAAAGGGTGAGATCGCAGAGTACAAGTGCCCCCACGAAATCATTGTTTCAGATTCTCTGCCTCGCACCGTTACGGGTAAGCTAGATCGCTTGTCGCTCGCGCATTTGGAGGAAACTGCGCCTGATTGA
- a CDS encoding putative Coproporphyrinogen dehydrogenase (Evidence 3 : Function proposed based on presence of conserved amino acid motif, structural feature or limited homology; Product type pe : putative enzyme) produces the protein MSESTSKRVRLLRDLSRDPGILILAYPYARTWREISRKSVQQSWSEVPPGEHAAMHVHIPFCRTKCTYCDFLAYYGRSDSEIERYLDLLRQDIRVVAGMAGHVAVESMEFGGGTPSLLSVEQVAAIMDGVRARFRFSPDADVTMEVLPDTSITTNLMAGWKREGITRLSFGVQFLDDDLKKKLNREDTTEEILRILRSVREAGFDDFSVDLMCGLPEQTEESWRHTCQEILRLHPPHVCVFPVSVRHEGIALYNYRAALLRPSRSRQTYEEAYQFLLEAGYQRTTRHNFRLGKQDFTYERLMADLAPVIGLGAHSISQAKDCIYKNHSHLGKYETAVSTGEPPLHTGHIFPEEEKPYNYAVRRIEHLRLDGKDFAARFGRSLREAFPEEISLLEEFGLARMNGADLELTPDGVYYTAAVKRTFFHPSAWDRFESMRPEEFKLDRGIFDAVESPASVST, from the coding sequence ATGAGCGAATCAACATCTAAGCGCGTGCGGCTGCTACGCGATTTGAGCCGCGATCCTGGCATCCTCATTCTCGCTTACCCGTATGCGCGGACCTGGCGCGAGATTTCGAGGAAGTCCGTCCAGCAAAGCTGGTCGGAGGTACCACCAGGCGAGCATGCTGCGATGCACGTGCATATTCCCTTCTGCCGAACGAAATGCACCTACTGTGATTTCCTGGCTTACTACGGGCGGTCCGACTCGGAAATCGAACGATATCTGGATTTGTTGCGACAGGATATTCGCGTCGTGGCGGGCATGGCCGGCCATGTGGCCGTGGAATCCATGGAATTCGGTGGCGGGACCCCCTCACTGCTTTCAGTGGAACAGGTTGCTGCCATAATGGACGGCGTCCGTGCACGGTTTCGGTTCAGTCCCGATGCGGATGTCACGATGGAGGTACTTCCGGACACCAGCATTACGACGAACTTGATGGCTGGTTGGAAGCGTGAGGGAATCACCCGGCTGAGCTTCGGGGTGCAGTTCCTGGACGACGACCTGAAGAAGAAGTTGAATCGTGAGGATACGACGGAAGAGATCCTGCGTATTTTGCGGAGTGTCCGCGAGGCTGGGTTTGACGACTTCAGCGTGGACTTGATGTGCGGCTTGCCGGAACAGACGGAAGAGTCATGGCGTCACACGTGTCAGGAGATTCTCCGCCTACACCCTCCTCACGTGTGTGTGTTCCCAGTCTCTGTCCGCCATGAGGGGATCGCCCTGTACAACTATCGGGCCGCACTCCTGCGGCCAAGCCGGTCGCGGCAGACGTACGAAGAAGCCTATCAGTTCCTGCTAGAGGCGGGCTATCAGCGCACCACCCGCCATAACTTCCGCCTCGGGAAGCAGGACTTCACTTATGAGAGGCTGATGGCGGATTTGGCACCAGTGATCGGGTTGGGCGCCCACAGTATAAGCCAGGCGAAGGACTGTATCTACAAGAATCATTCACACCTGGGGAAGTATGAGACGGCCGTTTCTACCGGGGAACCGCCCCTGCACACGGGGCATATCTTCCCCGAGGAAGAGAAGCCGTACAACTACGCCGTACGGCGGATCGAGCACTTACGGCTAGACGGTAAGGATTTCGCCGCACGATTCGGGAGGAGCCTTCGCGAAGCGTTTCCCGAAGAGATCAGCCTCCTGGAGGAGTTCGGATTGGCGCGGATGAACGGCGCGGACCTGGAATTGACCCCCGACGGTGTGTACTACACGGCAGCGGTGAAGCGCACGTTCTTTCACCCAAGCGCGTGGGACCGGTTTGAGAGTATGCGCCCCGAGGAGTTCAAGCTTGATCGGGGCATATTTGATGCGGTCGAGAGTCCGGCGAGCGTAAGTACGTGA
- a CDS encoding membrane protein of unknown function (Evidence 5 : No homology to any previously reported sequences) — MVNHKGFSKADLLIGLGSFLGMLFLISSYLGPAKMIGAGLAVSVAVAIAIPAAWRTVYYYHRSLGVFGRTVNRKQFIAPCLFLLAVALLSVSLAVPNTWLGSVGVVLPIGIAVVTVASFFFTLNKLDDILSRIYSYDVLLEHVGRMVDAEVERAKDGAGQILIVANAVSFGNISAHERYPKVLDKLSHAFNNPRITVRVICRDWEWVIPRDMDERDKEVSLQPRDVQEADLNTVKNTSLGGFYWAWSGSGRWDDLRLRKPYYQAIALLGALQSSEPNRLLEIQKQVWVFKDGHAPFHMVVTTDRALLFHVLDFPFGDKDPPSRIQVIGSDTGDGATVHQLVRAFEHHAEKLGSPKINRVV, encoded by the coding sequence ATGGTGAACCACAAGGGGTTTAGCAAGGCTGACCTCCTCATTGGGCTAGGTAGCTTCCTCGGCATGCTGTTTCTTATTTCTTCATATCTTGGTCCTGCGAAAATGATAGGAGCTGGTTTGGCCGTTTCAGTGGCTGTCGCGATAGCAATACCAGCAGCATGGCGAACTGTTTACTACTACCACCGCAGTCTCGGTGTATTCGGCCGGACTGTGAATCGTAAGCAGTTCATTGCGCCTTGCCTCTTTCTGCTGGCCGTGGCCCTGTTGTCGGTTTCATTGGCTGTACCGAATACATGGTTGGGGTCGGTTGGGGTAGTCTTGCCTATTGGGATCGCTGTTGTAACTGTTGCAAGCTTCTTCTTCACCCTGAATAAGTTGGACGATATCCTGTCTCGGATTTATTCCTATGACGTTCTCCTTGAACACGTTGGCAGGATGGTGGACGCAGAGGTTGAGAGAGCGAAGGATGGGGCAGGACAAATACTCATAGTCGCCAATGCGGTTTCATTCGGAAACATATCGGCGCACGAGAGATATCCGAAAGTCCTGGACAAACTCTCCCATGCGTTCAACAACCCGCGGATCACGGTGCGCGTAATCTGCAGAGACTGGGAATGGGTTATCCCTAGAGATATGGACGAGAGGGATAAAGAGGTCTCCCTCCAGCCCCGCGATGTGCAAGAAGCGGACCTGAACACTGTCAAGAATACGAGCCTGGGAGGCTTCTACTGGGCTTGGAGCGGGAGCGGCCGTTGGGACGACCTGCGACTAAGGAAACCTTACTATCAGGCAATAGCGCTACTAGGTGCCCTGCAAAGCTCTGAGCCTAATCGCCTGCTGGAGATTCAGAAGCAGGTTTGGGTATTCAAGGACGGACATGCCCCTTTCCATATGGTGGTCACAACGGATCGCGCACTGCTTTTCCATGTCCTTGACTTCCCGTTTGGCGATAAGGACCCGCCGTCTAGAATCCAGGTGATCGGGAGTGACACGGGCGATGGTGCAACGGTCCACCAATTGGTTAGAGCGTTTGAGCACCACGCGGAAAAGTTGGGTAGTCCAAAGATCAACAGGGTCGTCTAG
- a CDS encoding ABC transporter protein, membrane protein (fragment): MRLYDFHLIFRSAEMRASILVVRLMGYVLNKGIEFAERRFVHWVGR; encoded by the coding sequence ATGCGCCTCTACGACTTCCATCTCATTTTTCGCTCGGCGGAGATGCGCGCGTCGATTCTGGTAGTGAGATTGATGGGATACGTACTGAACAAGGGAATCGAATTTGCCGAACGGCGATTTGTCCATTGGGTGGGAAGGTGA